ATGGAGTTGAGTAACGATAGTGGTGTTATGTTTTTAAGGAAGGCTTCGTAAAAGTTTTTCTTCTCGTAGTTTTTATACACCCTTTCTAGCATTTTTACTATTTGGGGTGCAAGCCCTTGTATGGCATCGGCATCGGGTACGCCTTTTTTAGCTTTTATATCGGTAGGGTCACAAAATTTTTTGTGCGTGGGTAGTAGTGTACCCTCTTTTATGCGGTTAATGTGTACGGGTACATCCTGCCGCGGGAACGAGGCAGGATCTATCCCCTCCTCCGCTAGCATTTTGGTAAGGGCATTGCCAATGGCTTTACACTCCTCGTCCAACTCGGCTACAGCCGTTTGCAAACGCTCTTTTACGGTTATAAATTCCTGTATGGTTTTATCTTTAAACTGTAGTAGTTCGTTGCGGTTATTTTCGTTAATAAGGAGCTTACCTGTTTCTAACAACTCGTGTGTAACATCCCAACTTTTATCATTATCCGTTTTATCTAACGAGAAATCGACAAGCAAATTGGTCAATTCCTCGTTTTCGCCTGCTTTGGCAATAATGGCATCTACGGCTTCTTTAAGTAAATTATCGGTTTCGAGCGATACATCAAATGATACCGATAAGTTTAAATCGTGTGCAAAAGCACGTATCACTTTATGTGTAAACCTATCGATAGTCGAAATATCAAACGCAGCATAATTGTGTATAATGTTTTTTATGATGGCTTTAGATTTATCTTTAATGGTAGCCAACGATAATCCTGTTTCCTTAGCCAGCACTTTCATCAACTCGTCGCCACGCTCGGTAGTAGCATCCTGAGCAAAATCCGAAAGGTTCACAATAATACGCCCCTTCATTTCGGCAACTGCCTTATTGGTAAAGGTTATTGCGAGTATATTGCGATACGCATCATCTGTAGGGGCTTGTAAAAGTATCTTTAAATATTCTTTTACAAGCATATACGTTTTTCCAGAGCCTGCCGATGCGTTGTATATAGAAAATGCTGCTTTAGCCACGTTTATTTTGGTATTTTTAATATTTAGTACGGTAAATTATAACAAAATCTTATTTCTTTTTAGAGCATAAATCTCTAAATTTGGATTAAATTTAATATTAATCTTTAAAATACATACATATCATGGCTTTTGAATTACCAAAACTTCCTTATGCGTATGATGCGCTTGAGCCTCATATTGATGCTCGTACTATGGAGATACACCATACTAAGCACCATAACGGTTATACTACAAAACTAAACGATGCTGTAGAGGGAACTGATCTTGAAGGGAAAACAATAGAGAATATACTTATAAATTTAGATACTGATAATGCTGCAGTACGTAACAATGGCGGTGGTTTTTACAACCATAACTTGTTTTGGCAAGTAATGTCGCCTAACGGTGGTGGTGAGCCTAGTGGCGAACTTGAAGCTGCTATTGATAAGGCATTTGGCTCGTTTGACGAGTTTAAAGCAAAATTTGCTAAAGCAGCAGCTACACAATTTGGCTCGGGCTGGGCATGGCTATGCGTGCATAAAGGCGGTGCGGTAGAGGTATGTGCTACACCCAACCAAGATAACCCACTAATGCCAGAAGTTGGCTGCGGAGGTACACCTATTTTAGGGCTTGATGTTTGGGAACATGCTTACTACCTAAACTACCAAAACAAACGCCCTGATTACATTGAGGCATTTTTTAATGTTATTGACTGGGAAGAAGTAACCCGACGTTATGCTTTAGAGAAATAAGCAGTACAAAAGCTACATACATAAAAAAGCGGATGCCCTCACAGGTATCCGCTTTTTTATGGGGGTGTTTAGAGCTAAAAAAATAAAAGCGGAAACAATGTTTCCGCTTCTGCCCCCAAAAAATACCGTAAAAATTAATTTACTAATACTATTCGACTGCAAAAATACACTTTTATAAGCTATATAACAATTAATTAGTTATGATATTGATTATATAAACTAAAATACGCATACATACCATTTTATTTTAACAAAAAACTTAGAGGATATGATAATGCATTTATATTTTTTGTAGGAATACAGCGGTAAATTTTGATGACGGCTTAAACTTGAATAAAAAGCATAAAAAAAAGCGAAACCGTTGTAGTTTCGCTTTTTTTGCCCCCAAAATACCGTAAAAATTAATTTACTATTGCTATTTGATGCCAAATGTAAGGTAGGGGTTGGTTTTTCTGCAACCGTTTTGGCTAAACAGCACAAAAAATCGGTTAAATACATAAAAATTGGTTTTCTGCTAAGTAGTATTCTAAAATGTCGGTTTTATTTATCAATTTTAAAAACGTAAAAAAAAGCGAAACTGTTATAGTTTCGCTTTTTTTGCCCCCAATAATCCGTAAAAATTAATTTACTATTGCTATTATCTGATACAAATATATGCCA
The Flavobacterium litorale genome window above contains:
- a CDS encoding superoxide dismutase, translating into MAFELPKLPYAYDALEPHIDARTMEIHHTKHHNGYTTKLNDAVEGTDLEGKTIENILINLDTDNAAVRNNGGGFYNHNLFWQVMSPNGGGEPSGELEAAIDKAFGSFDEFKAKFAKAAATQFGSGWAWLCVHKGGAVEVCATPNQDNPLMPEVGCGGTPILGLDVWEHAYYLNYQNKRPDYIEAFFNVIDWEEVTRRYALEK